The Bacillota bacterium sequence CGCCAATTACTTACTCCGGTGACTATTAAGAATAACCCGCTTAAAATTATACCAATTCGAAATGTTTCTCCCATTGAACCGGGAGCCAGTCCAAATATAAGATCATAATACGTGTAGGTAATGATTTCCCCGGCCCGGTATGAAATAAGTGGTGTAGCCGATGTGATAAGATCCGCCCCGTAGTTGAAAAAACCACCAAACCCTCCCGGCATCGGATGCTGCCATACTGATGTCATATAAGAAGGAAATGAGACTGTGATAAAAACACGTCCGACAACAGCAGGATTAAAAATATTGCGCCCCGTACCTCCAAATACCTCTTTTCCAAAGAAAACAGCAAATACAGAGCCAATTGCAACAATCCAAAGCGGCAATGTGGGGGGTAAGATCAGCGGAAAGATTAGGCAGGTTACCAATAGACCATCTGCCTGAAACCTTTTTTTCCTGAAGACAGCAAATAAAATTTCGGTCATTCCCCCAAAAAAATATGAAACAAGAATCATCGCCACGATTCTCCATCCATAAAAGTAAACAGCCGCCAGAGCAATAGGTAGAAGGGCCAATACTACCAGAAACATGTATCTTTTGGTACTCAAATTATCAACTAAACCGGGAACCAACCGGGTTCCATCTCCGGGGCTGACAAAAAATGAACCAATTGATTTCAACAGAGGTTTATATGCTACCTGTGTTTCTTTTTGCATTTTTATATTAAGATTTTGTTCCGGTTTGTTCATCGCCAAGATTACCCTTCCTGCCCCAGGCAGTATTTTTCAACTGTATCTTCTTTCAACCCGGCTTCAGGTTCTGTAAATCCATACTCAATAAGTCTTTGCTGACCCAGCTTTATATGCCTGGCCACAGGAATTTTAGAGGGACAGATATAGGAACAGAGGTTGCATTCAACACATTCAAAAATGCCATACCTGATTAACTCATTGCTGATTATGTTTCTCCGAGCATATTTATCAATCAGATGAGGAATAATCCCCGCCGGGCAAATCTCTTCGCAATATCCGCAAAATATGCATGGTTTTACTTCATCATAAATATTGGGGCTGCAACCCCTGCCTTTTAAAGGACTGATCGCTGAAAGTAATGACCAAGGGCGCTGAACTTTGATATTTTTCGATACGGCTGTCAGGCTGGTTATAGTCCTGTCTACAGGCAATGAGAAATCGGCGAGAGCTCCGGATGTCAGCGGATTATTGGGTATGATCATCCAATTTGAATTTGTTTGATCCAGGTAAATGCCGGTTATTGTTTCAATTGGCGTCCCTACCCGAACTCTGATATTTATATTCTCTTTCCATCCCGGACCGCACAGGGCAATGATAGTTTCAATCACAGGCTTCCCTTCGACCACTGCATCATGGACATTTAAAACAGTTCCTACCGATAAAACCGCGATACCTTCAGCGTCAACAGTTTTTCTGTCACGTTTGCCAAGGATCGTCGCAGCCAACACCCGATCATTTCCCTGCGGATAGCGGGGAGGTAGTGAATAGAAGGTGAGCCATTTTAAATCTTCTGTTTTCTGAATCAATTCCCGTTTTATCTCGCGCCGGTTACGGTTAATCGCTAAATGAATATTTGCCCGGGGCATTATTTTCTGTAATATTTTTATTCCTTCAATAAAGTGGGTACATCGTTCCCCGGCTAAAAGAGCGGGCAGGGAGAGATTATAAGGTCTGTCTTCAATGCCCTGAATAATCAAATCGCTTACATCACGGCCGACATTTGAAGAAGTCTTGAACCTGGTTGGTATGCCTTTACTGTCAAGAGAGGTTGCTCCCGAGGAATAAAGCAGTGTTTCAATCTTTTCCAGGGACAACAACTGCCAGTTCCGGTTATTTCCGGCTAAAGGTTGCCAGTCGGGATTAGAGTCTGCCGTGATAATCACGGCATTGATCGGGCCTGTTGAATATTTCAGCTTAGTAATTCTTTCAACATTTCCATTGATACTTGCGTGGACCGGACTGGAAACACCATGATCGTCCCTGCCGATGATCTGTCCTGCTTTAACTTTATCCCCAACCGTAACAAGAGGCTTAACTTCACGGCCAAAACCCTGTTTCAGCGGTATAACCACCATGGGTGGGAGAACTGATTCAATCACTTTCTCCCGGGGTTTGTCTTCACAGTTGAAATAATAGCCACCG is a genomic window containing:
- a CDS encoding RnfABCDGE type electron transport complex subunit D, whose translation is MNKPEQNLNIKMQKETQVAYKPLLKSIGSFFVSPGDGTRLVPGLVDNLSTKRYMFLVVLALLPIALAAVYFYGWRIVAMILVSYFFGGMTEILFAVFRKKRFQADGLLVTCLIFPLILPPTLPLWIVAIGSVFAVFFGKEVFGGTGRNIFNPAVVGRVFITVSFPSYMTSVWQHPMPGGFGGFFNYGADLITSATPLISYRAGEIITYTYYDLIFGLAPGSMGETFRIGIILSGLFLIVTGVSNWRVPLAYLGSVVLFSSIGHYYFPNQVALPMFQLLTGGLLFGAFFMATDPITSPFTGPGKWVFGLLLGMLTVLFRSFSGSVEGVVFSILLMNAFTPLIDTIVLKIRFRPLGREGLSHNVP
- a CDS encoding 4Fe-4S dicluster domain-containing protein; protein product: MIKKTFHGGYYFNCEDKPREKVIESVLPPMVVIPLKQGFGREVKPLVTVGDKVKAGQIIGRDDHGVSSPVHASINGNVERITKLKYSTGPINAVIITADSNPDWQPLAGNNRNWQLLSLEKIETLLYSSGATSLDSKGIPTRFKTSSNVGRDVSDLIIQGIEDRPYNLSLPALLAGERCTHFIEGIKILQKIMPRANIHLAINRNRREIKRELIQKTEDLKWLTFYSLPPRYPQGNDRVLAATILGKRDRKTVDAEGIAVLSVGTVLNVHDAVVEGKPVIETIIALCGPGWKENINIRVRVGTPIETITGIYLDQTNSNWMIIPNNPLTSGALADFSLPVDRTITSLTAVSKNIKVQRPWSLLSAISPLKGRGCSPNIYDEVKPCIFCGYCEEICPAGIIPHLIDKYARRNIISNELIRYGIFECVECNLCSYICPSKIPVARHIKLGQQRLIEYGFTEPEAGLKEDTVEKYCLGQEG